Part of the Labrys wisconsinensis genome, GGGTGGAGCTGTCGCGCAACACGCCTGCCGTCTTTCAGCTCTATCTCTTTTACTTCGGGGTGGGCGCCTTTCACATCAACATCCCCAGCTACGCCGCCGTCCTCATATCCGTTTCCTTCAACAACGCCGGATACATGACGGAGATTTTCAGGGGCGGCCTGGCCGCCATCCCGCGGCAGCAGCTGTCGGCTTCGCGCTCACTCGGCATGTCCGGCGCGCAGAGCTTCATCCACGTCATCTTCCCGCAGATGTTCAAGGTGATCTTCCCCGCCTACGTGACACAAGGCATCTGGGGAATGTTGAACACGTCGCTCGGCATGCTGGTCGGGCTGCAGGAACTCTCCGGTGCGACGCAGTATGCGCAGTCGGCATCCTTCCGGACATTCGAGTTCTTTCTGGTCACGGCGCTGCTCTATTACCTCATTGCCAAAGGGCTGCAATTCTCGTCCCAGCTGGCCTTCCGGCTCATCTACAGGAGCTAGGCGTGCAATATCAGTTCGCAAACCAGGGCCTCGCCTGGTCGGATGCTTATTTCCTCGCTGAGGGGCTGCTCAACACCGTCAAGCTGGCCACCGCGGCAACCGTTGTCGGCACCGTTGGCGGGATCGTCCTCGGCTGGTTGCGCACCGTGTCGGTGACCGCGAAGGTCGCCACCGCTCCCTTCATCGACGTCCTGCGCAGCGTGCCGATGATCATCCAGCTCATCCTCGCCAACAGCTTCCTGTCGATCCTGGGCTTCGGCGCTTCGCCCTTCTGGTTCGGTACCGTCGCGCTCGGTGCCTGGATGTCGGCGGTCACGGCCGAGGTGGTTCGGGCGGGCCTCCTCTCGGTGCCCGTTCAATACCGCAAGAGCGCGCGCTCGCTCGGCATGAACGACTACCAGGAGCTCTTGTACATATCCTTGCCCCTGGCATTCAGGACGGGACTGGCTCCGTGGATCGGCCTCGTCCTCAGCCTGATCAAGGACAGCGCCCTTGCCGGCGTGGTCGGCTATGTCGAATACATGCGTTCCACCCAGATACTGATTACCCGGACGCATGAAACCTGGCTGCTGCTCATGGGGGCAGGGTTTCTCTACTTCCTTATCTGCTATCCGGTTTCCCGGTACAGCCGGCACCTCGAAAGAAAGGTCCGCGTATGATCC contains:
- a CDS encoding amino acid ABC transporter permease, with protein sequence MNGYQFYWAIVWDSLPLLLQGAWVTIQITILAFIIGTLIAMPMAVARQQGEGWACRFSTWWVELSRNTPAVFQLYLFYFGVGAFHINIPSYAAVLISVSFNNAGYMTEIFRGGLAAIPRQQLSASRSLGMSGAQSFIHVIFPQMFKVIFPAYVTQGIWGMLNTSLGMLVGLQELSGATQYAQSASFRTFEFFLVTALLYYLIAKGLQFSSQLAFRLIYRS
- a CDS encoding amino acid ABC transporter permease, which gives rise to MQYQFANQGLAWSDAYFLAEGLLNTVKLATAATVVGTVGGIVLGWLRTVSVTAKVATAPFIDVLRSVPMIIQLILANSFLSILGFGASPFWFGTVALGAWMSAVTAEVVRAGLLSVPVQYRKSARSLGMNDYQELLYISLPLAFRTGLAPWIGLVLSLIKDSALAGVVGYVEYMRSTQILITRTHETWLLLMGAGFLYFLICYPVSRYSRHLERKVRV